In a genomic window of Zingiber officinale cultivar Zhangliang chromosome 9B, Zo_v1.1, whole genome shotgun sequence:
- the LOC122023497 gene encoding indole-3-acetic acid-amido synthetase GH3.17-like gives MVVLSCDPNDLEGSMRLIEELTCNAGRIQEEVLQEILERNSGTEYLQGFLRGRSSSEQFKKQVPVVDYDRVKPYIDRLANGEPSQIISTEPILELLTSSGTSGGKPKMMPSTAEELDRKTFFYNILIPVMNRYVEGLEEGKSMYLLFVKPEINTPSGLPARPVLTSYYKSRHFRNRPFNRFNVYTSPDEAILCSDSKQSMFCQLLCGLVQRNDVLRVGAVFASAFLRTVKFLEEHWRELCANIRAGQISDWITDGPCREAISSRVLARPNPALADLIEAECGREAWEGIVRRLWPRTKYVDVIVTGSMAQYIPLLEFYGGGLPLVSTMYGSSECYLGINLRPLDRPADVSYTLLPNMAHFEFLQVVDDRTDADVECTCDLKVVDLVDVEVGCYYELVVTTFTGLYRYRVGDILKVTGFQNAAPQFRFVHRRNVVLSVDSDKTNEEDLLRAVTRAKHLLEPLGWLLTEYSSYADSASIPGHYVLFWELRTTVGSSDNDGVPLDSAVMENCCAAVEASLDAVYRRCRNRDRSVGPLEIRVVRAGAFDALMDYCVSRGSSVNQYKTPRCIKSPEAIRLLDEVVVGRFFSRKVPFWDPCDPSSSS, from the exons ATGGTGGTGCTCAGTTGCGATCCCAATGACTTGGAAGGCAGCATGCGGCTCATAGAAGAGCTCACCTGCAATGCTGGCCGAATCCAGGAGGAGGTGCTGCAGgagatcttggagaggaactCGGGGACGGAGTACCTACAGGGGTTCCTCCGTGGCCGGAGCAGCAGCGAGCAGTTCAAGAAGCAGGTCCCCGTGGTGGATTACGATCGAGTTAAGCCCTACATCGACCGTCTTGCCAATGGAGAGCCTTCGCAGATCATCTCCACAGAGCCCATCTTAGAGCTCCTAACGAG CTCAGGGACTTCAGGCGGGAAGCCGAAGATGATGCCGTCGACGGCGGAGGAACTCGACCGGAAAACCTTCTTCTACAATATCTTGATCCCCGTGATGAACCG GTACGTGGAGGGGCTGGAGGAGGGGAAGAGCATGTACCTGCTATTCGTGAAACCGGAGATCAACACGCCGTCGGGGCTACCGGCTCGGCCGGTGCTGACGAGCTACTACAAGAGTCGCCACTTCCGGAACCGGCCGTTCAATAGGTTTAATGTGTACACGAGCCCCGACGAAGCCATCCTCTGTTCAGACTCGAAGCAGAGCATGTTCTGCCAGCTGCTCTGCGGCCTGGTCCAGCGCAACGACGTGCTCCGGGTCGGCGCAGTCTTCGCTTCCGCCTTCCTCCGCACCGTCAAGTTCCTGGAGGAGCACTGGCGCGAGCTGTGCGCCAACATCCGCGCCGGTCAAATCAGTGACTGGATCACCGACGGGCCCTGCCGCGAGGCCATCAGCAGCCGAGTATTAGCGCGGCCGAACCCTGCGCTCGCCGATCTCATCGAGGCGGAGTGCGGCCGGGAGGCATGGGAAGGCATCGTGCGGCGGCTCTGGCCCCGGACCAAGTACGTCGACGTCATCGTCACCGGCTCCATGGCGCAGTACATTCCGCTCCTGGAATTCTACGGCGGCGGCCTCCCGCTGGTGTCCACCATGTACGGCTCCTCTGAGTGCTACCTCGGCATCAACCTCCGGCCTCTCGACAGGCCGGCCGACGTCTCCTACACCCTCCTCCCCAACATGGCCCACTTCGAGTTCTTGCAGGTCGTCGACGACCGGACCGACGCCGACGTCGAATGCACCTGCGATCTCAAGGTGGTGGATCTCGTGGACGTCGAGGTCGGCTGCTACTACGAGCTCGTTGTCACCACGTTCACCG GTTTGTACAGATACAGGGTGGGCGACATCCTCAAGGTGACCGGTTTCCAGAACGCTGCTCCGCAATTCAGGTTTGTGCACCGGCGCAACGTGGTGCTCAGCGTCGACTCCGACAAGACCAATGAGGAGGACCTCCTCCGGGCGGTGACACGTGCCAAGCACCTGCTCGAGCCGCTAGGGTGGCTGCTGACGGAGTACAGCAGCTACGCCGACAGCGCTTCCATCCCCGGCCACTACGTCCTCTTCTGGGAGCTCCGGACCACGGTCGGGAGCTCCGACAACGACGGCGTCCCGCTCGACTCGGCCGTCATGGAGAACTGCTGCGCCGCGGTCGAGGCCAGCCTCGACGCCGTCTACCGGCGGTGTCGGAACCGGGACCGCTCCGTGGGGCCGCTGGAGATCAGGGTGGTCCGCGCCGGTGCGTTCGACGCGCTCATGGACTACTGCGTCTCACGGGGGTCGTCGGTGAACCAGTACAAGACGCCGCGGTGCATCAAGTCGCCGGAGGCCATCCGGCTCCTCGACGAGGTGGTGGTGGGGAGGTTCTTCAGCCGTAAGGTGCCCTTTTGGGATCCCTGTgatccttcttcttcctcgtgA